The Raphanus sativus cultivar WK10039 chromosome 2, ASM80110v3, whole genome shotgun sequence genome includes a region encoding these proteins:
- the LOC108834975 gene encoding uncharacterized protein LOC108834975, which yields MAAKELILTGIRQKVHSGNEIRAWEDPWIPTIPSRPARTCAPVVHPLMAVSELMTGNPRCWDAQKLEQYVQREDIELKTSLAISQEFSRDEYCWSYTKNGMYTVKSGYWVATNLLREHTSEPEPSILKLQAFAWKIKAPPKIKHFIAISGQLAVTSNLNHRHMRCDNHCPRCGAEDETINHALFECPPSIQTWAHAATLTPPTTFPSASHFSNIDYLFWRKNDIEDPELDKDPYPWILWFIWKGRNEKLFRGIDRDPLETVRHAESECHVWFAANRKDEVVVLPVDTTPPLQTEICLIDGSWTHNAFFSGYGWTWKNKDGGIQLLGARNKPRRISALHSELEALIWAMECMLQLSTCQLFGTDCKDLISMIEDPGSWPNFSTELKELLKLKSRFSEFSIVYISRSENVSSDSLAKIVRSFHRNLYYIGCYIPVWFHRPPQV from the coding sequence ATGGCTGCCAAAGAGTTGATACTGACGGGTATCAGACAGAAAGTCCACTCTGGAAATGAGATCAGGGCATGGGAGGATCCTTGGATCCCAACGATCCCATCGAGGCCGGCCAGAACCTGTGCACCAGTTGTACATCCATTGATGGCAGTAAGCGAACTCATGACGGGTAATCCGAGGTGTTGGGATGCACAGAAACTGGAACAATATGTTCAAAGGGAGGATATTGAGCTGAAAACATCACTGGCCATAAGCCAAGAATTTTCTCGAGATGAATATTGCTGGAGTTATACGAAAAATGGAATGTACACGGTCAAATCAGGGTATTGGGTTGCAACCAACTTGCTTAGAGAACATACCTCGGAGCCTGAGCCAAGTATTTTAAAactccaagcctttgcttggaaaaTAAAGGCTCCTCCGAAGATCAAACATTTCATAGCTATATCTGGACAATTAGCAGTTACTAGTAACCTAAACCATCGTCATATGCGATGTGATAATCATTGTCCTAGATGTGGAGCTGAGgatgaaaccattaatcatgCATTATTTGAATGCCCCCCATCTATTCAAACTTGGGCACATGCTGCTACACTTACCCCTCCAACTACATTTCCCAGTGCTAGTCATTTCTCGAACATCGATTATCTATTTTGGAGAAAGAATGACATTGAAGACCCGGAACTAGATAAAGACCCATACCCGTGGATCCTATGGTTCATATGGAAAGGAAGAAATGAGAAGCTATTCAGAGGAATAGACAGGGACCCTTTGGAAACTGTAAGACATGCGGAATCGGAATGTCATGTTTGGTTTGCTGCAAACCGGAAGGATGAGGTGGTGGTATTGCCGGTAGATACAACTCCTCCTTTACAAACAGAAATATGCTTGATTGATGGTTCATGGACACATAATGCATTCTTTAGTGGTTATGGTTGGACATGGAAGAACAAGGATGGAGGAATTCAGCTACTGGGTGCAAGGAATAAACCTCGAAGGATATCAGCTTTACATTCGGAACTTGAAGCGTTAATATGGGCGATGGAGTGTATGCTGCAATTATCGACCTGTCAGCTCTTTGGAACTGACTGCAAGGATTTAATATCAATGATCGAggaccctggatcatggccgaACTTCTCAACTGAACTGAAAGAGCTTCTCAAATTGAAGAGTAGATTCTCAGAGTTTTCGATAGTTTATATTTCGCGCAGTGAGAATGTATCTTCTGATTCATTAGCTAAGATAGTAAGATCTTTCCATAGGAACTTGTATTACATTGGTTGTTATATTCCGGTCTGGTTTCACAGACCACCTCAAGTCTAA